A single genomic interval of bacterium harbors:
- the gyrA gene encoding DNA gyrase subunit A produces MKKETIIPIYIEDEMKNSYLDYAMSVIIGRALPDVRDGLKPVHRRVLYAMNELGMDSDKPYKKSARIVGEVLGKYHPHGDMAVYDSIVRMVQDFSHRYPLINGQGNFGSIDADAPAAMRYTEVRLHKFAEELLKDIDKQTVDFVPNFDETLKEPTVLPANLPNLLLNGSSGIAVGMATNIPPHNLGELVDGIIALIDNPAIDISELIQTILGPDFPTGGSIFGIDGIKESYTTGRGKIILRANATTESLKSGKEAIIITEIPYQVNKKSLIEKIAELVKTKKIEGISALRDESDRDGIRIFIELKRDENPQVILNQLYKHTQMQVTFGVIMLALVDNQPKVLNLKEIMELYLKHRQEVIIRRTKYDLKLAEERAHILEGLKIALANLDQVIKTIKKSKSPQEARVALIAQFELTEKQAQAILEMQLQRLTALEQDKLNAEYLALIKTIAELKSILDSKQKVMNLIKNDLLKIKKDYADPRRTQIIKEAVEFNMEDLIADENMVITISHTGYIKRLPLTTYKMQHRGGVGVTGMIPKEEDFVDQLYIASTHNYILFFTTKGRVYWLKVYDLPEGGRTSRGKAIVNLLKLSEDEKIATSIPIAEFNEQDYLIMATRKGLVKKTRLIEYSRPRSGGIIALSLIGDDELIKVERTNGNDDIILSTMSGKAIKFSESQVRPTGRTASGVRGIKLRKGDYVVGMEVARQGWTLLTITANGYGKRTEFDAYRRQSRGGMGVIDIKTEPRNGPVVSIYEVNDDTEVIMITASGMIIRCPARGISTIGRNTQGVRLIRLKEGDKVVDAAPVVSEEKEIIALN; encoded by the coding sequence ATGAAAAAAGAAACGATTATTCCGATTTATATTGAAGATGAGATGAAAAATTCTTATCTTGATTATGCGATGAGTGTTATTATCGGTCGGGCATTACCTGATGTCCGAGATGGACTAAAGCCTGTGCATCGCCGAGTCCTTTATGCTATGAATGAATTAGGCATGGATTCAGATAAACCTTATAAAAAATCTGCCAGAATCGTTGGGGAGGTTTTAGGTAAATATCATCCCCATGGGGATATGGCGGTTTATGATTCTATCGTCCGTATGGTTCAGGATTTTTCACATCGCTATCCTTTAATTAATGGTCAGGGTAACTTTGGTTCGATTGATGCTGATGCCCCGGCGGCGATGCGATATACTGAGGTTCGACTGCATAAATTCGCCGAAGAATTACTTAAAGATATAGACAAACAAACCGTGGATTTTGTCCCAAATTTTGATGAAACACTAAAAGAACCCACCGTCCTGCCTGCCAACTTGCCTAATTTACTCCTGAATGGCTCTTCGGGAATTGCGGTTGGTATGGCAACCAATATCCCACCTCATAATTTAGGGGAATTAGTGGATGGAATTATTGCCTTAATTGACAACCCAGCAATAGATATTTCAGAGTTAATCCAGACTATCTTAGGGCCAGACTTTCCTACCGGCGGGTCAATTTTTGGTATTGATGGCATAAAGGAAAGTTATACCACCGGTCGAGGCAAAATCATCTTACGGGCTAATGCGACAACAGAATCATTGAAAAGTGGTAAAGAAGCGATTATCATTACTGAAATACCATATCAGGTCAATAAAAAAAGTCTTATTGAAAAGATTGCGGAATTGGTTAAGACGAAAAAGATAGAGGGAATATCCGCACTTCGGGATGAATCTGACCGTGATGGCATTCGGATATTCATCGAATTAAAACGGGATGAAAATCCACAGGTCATCTTAAATCAACTTTATAAACATACCCAGATGCAAGTTACCTTTGGTGTGATTATGTTGGCTTTAGTGGATAATCAACCTAAGGTATTGAACCTCAAAGAGATAATGGAACTATACCTCAAACATCGCCAGGAGGTCATTATCCGAAGAACTAAATATGACTTGAAATTAGCCGAAGAGCGCGCTCATATCCTTGAAGGATTAAAAATTGCCCTGGCAAATCTTGACCAGGTAATTAAGACTATTAAAAAATCTAAGAGTCCACAAGAGGCAAGGGTAGCATTAATTGCCCAGTTTGAATTAACGGAAAAACAGGCACAGGCTATCTTAGAAATGCAATTGCAAAGATTAACGGCATTAGAACAAGATAAATTGAATGCTGAGTATTTAGCCTTGATAAAGACTATTGCCGAACTAAAATCTATCCTTGATTCTAAACAAAAAGTTATGAATTTAATTAAAAATGATTTACTTAAGATAAAAAAGGACTACGCTGACCCAAGACGAACTCAAATAATTAAAGAGGCAGTAGAATTTAATATGGAAGACCTGATTGCCGATGAAAATATGGTCATCACTATCAGTCATACCGGCTATATTAAGCGATTACCACTGACTACTTATAAAATGCAGCATCGTGGTGGAGTCGGTGTGACCGGTATGATTCCTAAAGAAGAAGATTTTGTTGACCAACTATATATTGCCTCAACACATAATTATATCCTCTTTTTTACCACTAAAGGTCGGGTTTATTGGTTAAAGGTCTATGATTTGCCAGAGGGAGGTCGAACAAGCAGAGGGAAAGCGATTGTTAATCTACTTAAATTAAGTGAAGATGAAAAGATTGCTACATCTATACCGATTGCAGAATTTAATGAACAAGATTATTTGATTATGGCTACGCGTAAAGGATTGGTTAAGAAAACACGCTTGATTGAATACAGTCGGCCAAGAAGTGGTGGAATTATTGCCTTATCATTAATCGGAGATGATGAATTAATAAAGGTGGAACGAACAAATGGAAATGATGATATTATTTTATCCACGATGTCTGGCAAGGCAATTAAGTTTAGCGAAAGCCAGGTTCGTCCTACAGGCCGAACGGCTTCAGGTGTTCGAGGAATAAAATTAAGAAAAGGGGATTATGTTGTTGGGATGGAGGTCGCTCGCCAGGGATGGACACTCTTGACTATTACCGCTAACGGCTATGGGAAAAGAACAGAATTTGATGCGTATCGTCGTCAGTCAAGGGGAGGAATGGGGGTCATTGACATTAAAACCGAGCCACGAAATGGACCAGTCGTAAGTATTTATGAGGTAAATGATGATACTGAAGTAATAATGATTACTGCCTCCGGGATGATCATTCGTTGCCCGGCACGAGGCATCTCCACCATTGGCAGAAATACACAAGGAGTTAGATTAATTAGACTTAAAGAAGGAGATAAAGTAGTTGATGCCGCACCAGTAGTTAGTGAAGAAAAGGAAATAATTGCCTTGAACTAA
- a CDS encoding four helix bundle protein — MAKIERFEDILSWQKARELVSAIYKTSNNGFFAKDFGLREQIRRAAVSIMLNIAEGFARKSNREFSRFLVISHGSVAEVQSALYVAYDQKYINLEQFEELYKMAEETSKTIMGFSNYLKKLESS; from the coding sequence ATGGCTAAAATAGAGAGATTTGAAGATATATTATCATGGCAAAAGGCACGTGAGTTAGTTTCAGCAATATACAAAACAAGTAATAATGGATTTTTTGCCAAAGACTTTGGCTTACGGGAGCAAATCCGTAGGGCGGCTGTATCAATTATGCTGAATATAGCAGAAGGCTTTGCAAGAAAATCAAATCGTGAATTTTCCCGGTTTCTGGTTATATCTCACGGTTCTGTAGCAGAAGTTCAATCTGCGTTATATGTGGCTTATGACCAGAAATATATTAATCTGGAACAATTTGAAGAACTTTATAAAATGGCAGAAGAAACATCAAAAACAATAATGGGATTTTCTAATTACCTGAAAAAGTTAGAGAGTTCGTAG